A window of Daucus carota subsp. sativus chromosome 2, DH1 v3.0, whole genome shotgun sequence genomic DNA:
AGGAACACGTTCAAGAGACATGGGGTAGAACTATCAGAGGATGATGATGAGGGCGGGGCTATGGCTTGAAAGTATTTCATCATTTCTCTTACATCTTCACGACTATACAATACACGAACTGTTAGTTTCCGAAGATTGGTTAACTTGGCCAGATCCTTTACCTCACACGAACTTGTATTAAAGTTCTCAAGTGTCTCCAACTTGCTCAACCCATCAAATCTCAACTTTCTTTCCGTTGGTCCCTCAGAAAGTCTCAATGGAAGATACAGATGCTGCAGTCGTCCCAACTTCCCGAGAACATTTGTTGACGTCCATGGTGCAACACGTGCCCAATCATAATCACCACTAACCTGtaacttcagagtttgtagtAGCTCCAGATTTTGTATGGATGGAAAAAACAAAATGGGGGTCTTCAGGCTCAGATATCGCAAGTTCTTCAAGCTACCTAATGCATTTCCAGGATTTGCATAAGAAATACAACCGCTCACACCAGTAAACATTGTTCCTTCCAGAACAAATATCCTCAGGAACCTGGAATGTGCAACATTCCATGCCAATTTTTCTGAATGACGAGGAACCCTCATTGTAGTAGGACTCTTATCATGAAAATACATAAGTGATCTTAAACGTCGTTTACTTGCTTTGTTGACCTGGATACGATTATCTTTGATACTTGTAAATTCTCTTGCGCAACTGTAGACTACAACTTGTCGTGTATAAGCCAACTCCACTGATGAATCATAATGaacatcatttattttttgaagaTTAATAACTTCAAAAAAATCTTCTCTCTTAGCTATGTGCAAAGAAAGGTCTCTCATAATATCATGAAGCCTACAtgatttaaattttcttaataagTCTGTTGCATCTCCAAATTTCACTTGAACCATACTCTTATGGACCAGTTCCCCCAAATACGATTCAGCAACTTCCATCATTGTTTCTTCTCCACTTTTGTCACTCGATAGTACCATGCCTTCTGCTATCCATAACTGATACAGTGTCTCTGCATCTATCTCTTCGTCTTCTTTAAATTTACCCAAATAAAGGAAGCACAATTTTAATTGAGCAGGCAAAGCATTGTAGCTccaaaaaaaaatgtgaaataCTTCCTTCTGATAACCttctccaaatcctttccctcgCTTAAGGGAGTATAGACTATCGTAATACACCTTTTGCCACTCTATGAAGGTTGGTTTTGTTACAAGGACTCCCCCCAAAACCATTATAGCCAGTGGAAGACCTGCACAGCTTCGGACCATTTCTCTTCCCCAATTCTCCATCTCTTTTAAGTCTCTACGTGCTATAATATGTAATAGCCacaaaagaataaaaaagaTCAATATATGATAACTAAATCCTAAGCCACGTCTGATATCCGAGTTGGTTTCCCTCATCGACTCAGCTATTTgaaatttagaaatttatttaatgaaatggatgtttgttttaaaatttataataattgatGTTGTGTACTACTAAAACTTCGAAGcagtgaatataattttttttatactcaTATCTGATTCTTGCAGGAAAAGTATATTCTAAAaggagaaatttattttcaagtcCATGGTCTGTATAACATAGAAACTGGAATGAAATAAAGAGAAGACCTTTACCTATATGGTCTGAATTTGGAAGTGCTTTAGAGAAGAGTAGTTCCCAACTTTGATCTGCATTAAGAAGTTTCGGTTTGTGAATGAGGCATTTCGTGTTGACATGGGCAGCAAGATCTTCATTACGACTTGTTAGCAACAGTTTGCTTCCGGATGTCTCAGTTGGGAAGGCTGCTCTGATAGAATCCCAGGCATCATTTGTCCAAATGTCATCAAGAACTATCAGACATTTTTTCTGTTGCTGGATTTCTAAAAGATTCTCCACTAGTTTCTCCATACCCCATTTAAGGATCTCTTCTTCATTAAGAAGATGAACTTCTTCATTCAACAAATCAGTTAACCTTCCCACAACCATCGACGCAATTGCTTCAgccatttgaatttttttatttccacATTCTACAAAAAACAGCTCAGAAGTAATGTTGTTTCTTTTATATAGCAACTTTCAAGAAAattcattataaattttgttaaaaaaaccaCTGCAAGTGTCCTATGACACGGCTAACGGCACATATAACATAGGATTAGTCCCTTATCACAATTATATAATACTGCATGTTTCATGCTT
This region includes:
- the LOC108207088 gene encoding probable disease resistance RPP8-like protein 2 — encoded protein: MAEAIASMVVGRLTDLLNEEVHLLNEEEILKWGMEKLVENLLEIQQQKKCLIVLDDIWTNDAWDSIRAAFPTETSGSKLLLTSRNEDLAAHVNTKCLIHKPKLLNADQSWELLFSKALPNSDHIARRDLKEMENWGREMVRSCAGLPLAIMVLGGVLVTKPTFIEWQKVYYDSLYSLKRGKGFGEGYQKEVFHIFFWSYNALPAQLKLCFLYLGKFKEDEEIDAETLYQLWIAEGMVLSSDKSGEETMMEVAESYLGELVHKSMVQVKFGDATDLLRKFKSCRLHDIMRDLSLHIAKREDFFEVINLQKINDVHYDSSVELAYTRQVVVYSCAREFTSIKDNRIQVNKASKRRLRSLMYFHDKSPTTMRVPRHSEKLAWNVAHSRFLRIFVLEGTMFTGVSGCISYANPGNALGSLKNLRYLSLKTPILFFPSIQNLELLQTLKLQVSGDYDWARVAPWTSTNVLGKLGRLQHLYLPLRLSEGPTERKLRFDGLSKLETLENFNTSSCEVKDLAKLTNLRKLTVRVLYSREDVREMMKYFQAIAPPSSSSSDSSTPCLLNVFLDISYCDLQYDAHTLRQLFYSPNLYSLSIEGKIPELVLHIHIDHLSSSRITILTLLQSELDDDPMPVLGKLPALRKLMLKGAFKGDKMICTARGFLQLTHLEMCNLYSLKEWRVEKGSIPNLSYLKLSRLSSLEEFPKGLKFLKHLQQVELLYMSQNYWNMDRAAVFRGWSRTNAFCTDWSMTLLPINSVSEDPI